One Methylomonas sp. LL1 DNA window includes the following coding sequences:
- a CDS encoding DUF2934 domain-containing protein: MAEFNFEFDFDEEIFTPVSFHDKIEKQKLKEFEQEMQTKNVSERHCWISECAYYKAEHRGFESGLELDDWLAAEAEFMKRNNKQS, from the coding sequence ATGGCTGAATTTAATTTTGAATTTGATTTCGATGAAGAGATATTCACTCCCGTATCCTTTCACGACAAGATCGAAAAACAAAAGCTGAAAGAATTTGAACAAGAAATGCAGACGAAAAACGTTTCCGAACGCCACTGTTGGATTTCCGAATGCGCCTACTATAAAGCCGAGCACCGGGGATTTGAGTCCGGCTTGGAACTCGATGACTGGCTTGCGGCGGAAGCGGAGTTTATGAAGCGGAATAATAAGCAGAGCTAA